One Candidatus Poribacteria bacterium DNA segment encodes these proteins:
- a CDS encoding ABC transporter permease translates to MITYIIRRCLIAIPTLMAISIISFIIIQLPQGDYLDREIQRLEEEFGDSSSLAHVEELRERYGLNEPLWKRYFIWITGFVRGNFGESFEYKREVHELIWDRIAFTLIISVGSLIFTYVIAIPLGVYSATHQYKWSDHFLTFLSFVGMSIPAFLLALSLMVFAFDIFGVPLFGLFSAYYEGAPWTWGKLNDLFKHLWIPVIVVGINGTASLMRIMRGNLLDVLGQPFVQTARAKGLKEIVVVSKHAVRIAINPLISILGMSLPGILSGSAIVSIVLGLPTVGPILLRSLLNEDIYLAGTLIMMLSLLLVIGNLLADIALAWVDPRIRYE, encoded by the coding sequence ATAATTACCTATATCATTCGCCGATGTTTGATCGCAATTCCGACACTCATGGCGATTTCCATCATCTCTTTTATCATCATCCAGCTCCCGCAAGGCGATTACCTCGACCGCGAAATTCAGCGGTTAGAAGAGGAGTTCGGCGATAGCAGTTCACTGGCGCATGTTGAGGAATTGCGGGAACGCTACGGTTTGAACGAACCACTCTGGAAACGCTACTTTATCTGGATAACCGGTTTTGTGCGCGGGAACTTCGGCGAGTCGTTTGAGTATAAACGGGAAGTCCACGAACTGATATGGGATAGGATCGCCTTTACTCTGATTATCTCTGTAGGATCGCTTATCTTCACCTATGTTATCGCTATTCCCCTCGGTGTCTATTCCGCAACACACCAATACAAGTGGTCAGACCACTTTCTGACCTTCCTCAGTTTTGTCGGGATGTCCATACCGGCGTTTCTCTTGGCACTCTCGTTGATGGTATTCGCCTTTGACATCTTCGGTGTTCCACTGTTTGGGCTATTCTCGGCTTACTATGAAGGCGCGCCGTGGACCTGGGGCAAACTCAACGACCTGTTCAAGCACCTGTGGATCCCTGTTATCGTCGTCGGGATTAACGGGACCGCGAGTTTGATGCGGATCATGCGGGGTAACCTGCTCGACGTTCTCGGACAGCCTTTCGTCCAAACAGCGAGAGCGAAAGGGCTTAAAGAGATCGTTGTGGTGAGTAAACATGCAGTGCGGATTGCGATCAATCCACTCATCAGCATTTTAGGGATGAGTCTACCCGGTATTCTCTCCGGTTCAGCGATTGTCTCAATCGTCTTGGGGTTACCGACAGTCGGACCGATTCTTTTACGCAGTTTATTGAACGAGGACATCTATCTCGCGGGGACGTTGATTATGATGCTGAGCCTCCTTTTGGTTATCGGCAACCTGCTCGCGGATATAGCCCTCGCTTGGGTAGATCCAAGGATTCGTTATGAGTGA
- a CDS encoding ABC transporter permease, whose translation MQSTIETAEEVKDAAEVGQLSYRQLIWRRFRKNRMGVIAGVLLLVFYILASGADFFAPYHYNDINMRLRHVPPQRLHFSVEDGFYVHGLKSVRNPESLELEFTKDLARRHPVEFFFKDAEGKRHLFSSSGPMFLLGTDRMGRDLLSRIMYGARVSMTLGLVGVFLSIILGSILGTISGYWGGWVDNLIQRIIEVLSAFPDIPLWMALGAALPPGWSSIQIYFGITIILSIIRWGGLARQVRGKVLAYRESDFVMAARAAGAGHWHIITRHLLPGCYSHIIVIATLAIPGMILGETALSFLGLGIRPPMTSWGVLLEEAQRVTVLLHYPWLIFPALPVLIVVIAFNFLGDALRDAADPYSD comes from the coding sequence ATGCAATCTACAATTGAGACTGCGGAAGAAGTTAAGGATGCAGCCGAAGTAGGGCAACTGAGTTATCGCCAACTGATATGGCGCCGGTTTCGCAAGAATCGGATGGGGGTTATTGCGGGGGTCCTCTTGCTGGTCTTTTATATTCTCGCCAGTGGCGCCGATTTCTTTGCACCCTATCACTATAACGATATCAATATGCGACTGCGCCATGTGCCGCCCCAACGTCTCCATTTCTCGGTCGAAGATGGGTTCTATGTTCACGGCTTAAAGTCCGTCCGGAATCCAGAAAGTCTTGAGTTGGAATTCACCAAAGACTTGGCACGACGTCACCCCGTTGAATTCTTCTTCAAGGATGCCGAAGGCAAACGGCACCTATTCAGTTCCTCGGGTCCCATGTTCCTGTTAGGCACTGATCGGATGGGACGCGACCTGCTCTCGCGTATTATGTACGGAGCACGCGTCTCTATGACACTCGGCTTGGTCGGTGTGTTTTTGAGCATCATTCTCGGTTCTATCCTCGGCACTATCTCTGGCTATTGGGGCGGATGGGTAGACAATCTCATCCAACGTATTATTGAAGTCCTTTCGGCGTTCCCGGACATCCCGCTATGGATGGCACTCGGTGCCGCACTGCCGCCCGGTTGGTCGAGTATCCAAATCTATTTCGGTATCACCATTATTTTATCGATTATACGGTGGGGGGGATTGGCACGGCAGGTCCGCGGTAAGGTCTTGGCGTATCGGGAAAGTGATTTCGTGATGGCGGCGCGTGCCGCGGGCGCGGGACATTGGCACATCATCACAAGGCATTTGTTACCCGGGTGTTACAGTCATATCATCGTTATCGCTACACTCGCTATTCCGGGTATGATCCTTGGAGAGACTGCCCTCAGTTTTTTGGGGTTAGGAATTCGTCCACCGATGACGAGTTGGGGGGTCCTCTTGGAGGAGGCGCAGCGTGTTACCGTGCTACTCCATTATCCGTGGCTCATTTTCCCAGCACTCCCAGTACTTATTGTCGTGATTGCCTTTAACTTCTTAGGAGATGCCCTCCGCGACGCAGCGGATCCCTATTCAGATTAA